The Ascaphus truei isolate aAscTru1 chromosome 14, aAscTru1.hap1, whole genome shotgun sequence genome segment AAACGTCTTGCACATATAGGGCTATAAGCAAAGGAATCCTGATGtagaaaatgtaaataaaacttgcacacaAATGCATCTATTGCTACGCGTTTCGTTGTATACGTCTACTTCTTCAGGAAATAGTATTTGAATGTTCACAGGCACTAGATATACCCCGTGGGATCTAGTGCCTGTGAACATTCAAATActgttccctgaagaagtagacgtatactacgaaacgcgtaggaatagAGGCATTTGTGTGCAAGTTTTGTACATTTTCTACATCAGGATTCTTTTGCATATAGCACTATATGTGCAAGACGTTTCGAGACTCTTACCATACGAGTCGCTTAACTAGCGACGGAACCTGTCTGACGTCATCGGCAGTCGACGATACACTGCCACGTGTAACCGGCGTCTTCAGACAGCATGAGGAGCCATCCATTGGTACAGCACAACACAGGAAACAGCCTGGACCAGGATCGAGGAGATCGCCAGCGGAGGCAGACGTTCTCGTGGACAAGGGATTCTGAACATGACATTTAGCATAACCAGTATGATCGGATGACCGGTGTGGAAGTTCCTgtttgtggtaacatgtccctaacatgtcatgctcttTTATCCTTACCCTGAGGTACGTGTAATACTTACCTGCTGATTGAAtatttcaatatacagtattttaagATACTACACTGAGGTATTGCACTGTTTTTCTTTGTTCACCAGTGTTATAGTTGGCTGAGCCATTCTATGTAAGCAGCTGCAACTTCTCATCCAGAATTACACCGATTAAACCATTCCTGTCGTTTTTTCCATCCAGCACATGTGATTTACTTAGTTATATCACCTAATAATTTTACACAGTATAGTATCCACTTTTCACTTAAAGATTATAGAATCACTTGAATGATTATTTAAccactttattattattaatttaaatatatttttcactATCTGgtgttttttttcactttttgtcACAATATCGGAGTGTAACGAATAACGCGTGAATAGGTAAATTGGCATTAATTAATCATTTGCGTTCccatttacatgtttgctgttaaatctaactcacacatactgtatagcattGCTATTTCATTCAGAGTTATTCCATGCAATAATTTATAGGTGAATTGGACaataaaaataatgcattttttcccACAATAAGTCAAATTTCATGCAATATCGAAGTTTAGCTAATCTAGCCTTCGTGTGCTAAATGTAATTTGAAAACGGATGTTCTTTACCTGCAAAAGGAGGCCCTAGAAGCGCTGATATCCCATTTGCACAGATGATTATCCCGAAGGCATTTGGAAGCTGCCCGATCCCCACTAAATCCTCAGTCACAACGGGCATCAGAGAGAAATACCCGCTGGAAAACCCTATAAGGGCGCAGACCACCGCCAGGCTCGTGTACACCTGCATGAGCGGCAGAACCAAGATGCACACGGCCAAGGTGAAGTTGGCAGCTAGAAAGACATTCCAGGCACTGACGCAGTCCAGGTCACCAATAAAACCCAGAATTATTTTGCCGAAGATATGGACAATGGCAATGATGGAGGTCAGGGGAAATACGTTGTTCTGTTCCGACAGGCCGTACATCTCAACGATCTCTGGCAGGTGGATGAAAGGGATCACAAAGCTGCAATAGGCCAGCAACGCCCAGCAGACAAAAGCCACAAAGACTTTGTTGGTGAAGAGAGACGCAGACCCGAAGTAGCTAGAATACCACGTCCAGAAGCCGGATCTCACCACCACGCTCATTCGAGTCAGGGACTTTAGGATGCCCAGTTTGTTCATATCATTGGTGATCATCTCGTTTCTGGCGTTCTCCCTCTTCCACAGGGTTCCCGCATCCACTCTCGTCGCCTCTCCTCCATCCTCTTCATATAGCGTGCCATTAGCTTTGACCACATCAGCGTCCAGCAGTGAGGGTTCCCTGAGATCTCTGCCGTCGTTTCTCCTTTCCACATGGTCTCCCCCGCGCTTCTCCCTGGGATCCAGTGGCCTCATGAGTGCTCCGCAGACGCACAGGTTTAGGGTGATCGCCCCCTGAATAATCATGGCATTCCTCCAGCCAAACTCTGCGCACAGATACTTCAGTAAGACGGTGATTAGGAACGTCCCAAACCCAGTGCCGGTTGTGCTCAAACCTTGTGCCAGAGCTCTTCGCTTATGAAAATACTGTCCCACCATGACCACCGCAGGCAGGTACACCATCCCACTGCCGATACCTGTGATAATAACACAAATCAGAACTAGGGTCATCATTATAATTCTATAAATGTACCACAGATCATGAATTCattattacaaatatatatatttatttgtatttatgtatttctTATCATGGCTCTCATGATGACAACAACACGcatctatcctactgtatataATGGCTCTCATAATGACAACAACACGCATCTATCCTACTGTAAATCATGGCTCTCATAATGACAACAACACGcatctatcctactgtatatcATGGCTCTCATAATGACAACAACATGcatctatcctactgtatatcATGGCTCTCATAATGACAACAACACGcatctatcctactgtatatcATGGCTCTCATAATGACAACAACACGcatctatcctactgtatatcATGGCTCTCATAATGACAACAACACGcatctatcctactgtatatcATGGCTCTCATAATGACAACAACACGcatctatcctactgtatatcATGGCTCTCATAATGACACCAACACGcatctatcctactgtatatcATGACCTCGTAATTATATATACAGGGATGTATTTAATATCATAAATTCAACAACAGTTATATCATCCCATATCATAAACTCATAACaatatatacattcatatataCCATGTCATTTCATAAAAATGCATGCATCTCATGTCACTGCTAATACTGGTAATTAGAACTCATATCAGTAGTGCATCCATAAGTACAGCATACCCTACCCTTGTACCTATACCCTCCCTCTACCCTGTGCCAGTACCCCCCTAT includes the following:
- the SLC16A14 gene encoding monocarboxylate transporter 14, yielding MCSGGAAVEKEPDQDLKGRKDAQRPDTNIDRGWAWMVVLSSFLVHLLIMGSQMALGILNMEWLEEFNQSRALTAWVSSLSMGVTLIVGPFIGLFINTCGCRKTALIGGFLTSLGWVLSAFATNVHFLFFTFGVTAGIGSGMVYLPAVVMVGQYFHKRRALAQGLSTTGTGFGTFLITVLLKYLCAEFGWRNAMIIQGAITLNLCVCGALMRPLDPREKRGGDHVERRNDGRDLREPSLLDADVVKANGTLYEEDGGEATRVDAGTLWKRENARNEMITNDMNKLGILKSLTRMSVVVRSGFWTWYSSYFGSASLFTNKVFVAFVCWALLAYCSFVIPFIHLPEIVEMYGLSEQNNVFPLTSIIAIVHIFGKIILGFIGDLDCVSAWNVFLAANFTLAVCILVLPLMQVYTSLAVVCALIGFSSGYFSLMPVVTEDLVGIGQLPNAFGIIICANGISALLGPPFAGWIYDVTRKYDYSFYACGSLYMVGILCLLLEPCLKSKKKAADKAANCAEA